The following nucleotide sequence is from Chloroflexota bacterium.
CGGTGCAACGCTTCGTCGGCAAACGGCTCAAGGGCGTAATTCTTAACCAAATCGAAGAAACCCGCCTCGATTTTGTCCAATCGCATGTTGTGCCATTCCTTGAGCAGCATGGCATCGCGGTTTTGGGCTTGTTGCCGCAAGATAGTGCGCTCTCAGGCATTCCGGTTGAAGATTTGGTGGCTGAGCTTGGTGGCAATGTAATTGGAGCCGATTTTGGCAAGGGCAAAATCATCGAATCGCTGATGATTGGGGCCATGGGAGCCGAAGCGGGCTTATCGCACTTCCGCCGTCGCGCCAACAAAGCCGTGATCACTGGCGGCGACCGCACCGATTTGCAACTGGCCGCCTTGGAAACCTCAACCAATGTCTTGGTATTGACGGGCAACTTCCGCCCACAACAATCGGTGATCGATCGCGCCGAACAACGCAACGTGCCGATTATCACAATTGCTGATGATACCTTGACGGCGGTTGAGCGGATTGAAAATATGTTTGGGCATATTCGCTTGCATGAACGTACCAAACTCGAACGCTTCACCAAACTCATGGCTGAGCGCTGCGATTGGTCACGCTTGGATGCGATTTTGGGCTTGTAGGTTCGTTTGAGCAGCAAAATCCCCGTGTTCAACTAAGAACACGGGGTTTTCTGTTTAGCCTTGAAGCAGAAGAATTGAGTTTAGCGATAGCGCCATTGTTCGTAGTGTTGGCCGACATTGCCCATCTCAACTTGCCAATCGGCGGGGTTGCTAGGCGTGTAGGTCAGCACGCGGCGCTCGAAGGCCTGTACCAACACAGTTTGCTCAACGCCACCAACATAGACTTTGGCCCAGTAGGCTTCGCTAATTGGGTAGCCCAAGGCAAAAACCCAATCCATTACTTGGCCGTTTTGGGTGCGACCATTTTGGTTGACCAAGCCTTGGCGATTGACAAAATCCCAGAAGGCGCTAGGGATGTTGTGGCCAGTTTGTGGCACGTAATGCACCAACTTAGCTGCATCAGTTGCAGCGCCAGCATAAGCGCTCACTTTGCCACTTCGCGCTAATTGCTGATCGGCGAATTGGCCAGTGCGATCGCTAGTTGACCCCAACAAATTGCTAAAACTGGCATAGGTTGGAGCTGAAGCATCGCCTAAATCGCCAGCAATATTAATTTGGGCGGGGCTACGCTGCACATAGTTGCTATCGCCAATTTGAATCTGGCCTTGAATCAATTCTTTAGCCAGCAAGCCGTTGGTCACAAACCATTGGCTTTGGCGGTCGGCCTCGAAATCGCTAATTTCCATGCGCGATTTATCGAAATATTGCACTTGACGCAAACCACCAGGCGCTTGATCGTAAACCTCGGCGCGGGCTTGGCCACTGCTCGGCCCCCACAACCACGAACGCACGGCTTGGCCACTTGCCACCGGAGCATCGGCGTAGCTCCAAACCTTGTTAAAAGCTGGGTCGGCAAATTTGCCATTACTGCGCGTATCGAAGTTGGGCAATTTGTTGCTCGATGAAGTTGTTGGGGTGGGATAGGCCGAAGTTGGCGTGCGGGTTGCCGTGCCAGTCGCGGTTGCCGTGCGATTAGGATCGCTAGTTGGCGTAACATCATCTTCGAAGGTTGGCGTAATATCATCTTCAAAGGTTGCGGTTGGCTGCATGGTCGGTTCGCCCTGATTTGCATTGGTCTTGATCTGGAAGGTTAAGGTGTAATCGATAAACTGATTGCCAACATCACCAACATTTTTGACCTGCACAAAATAGAAGCCATCGACGAATGGCGCGAAATCGATCCGCGAATCCAAGCCTGATTCATAATCGTCGTTGAAATCGATAATCGTCGTGCCATCGCGATCAGCCAATACCATGACTGTATCAGCACCAACGCTAAGTTCCGAGGTGAATAATGAATAGACTTTGCCAGCCTTGCCAAAGAATTTGACCCAATCGGCATCGCCGCGTGGGCACAACCGATGGTCAGGGTGAACTTCGCCAACCACAATCAACGGTGCAATTTCAGGCAACCCATCTGGCTCGTAGAGATCTTTACAAATTTCGGGGATGAGCGTTGGCGTGGGGCCGTAACTTTCGCTATTCAACACCACCGTATAGAGTGCATCAATAAACCCGCGTCCGGCGGAATCGCGCACCTTGATGTAATATTGGCCATTGGCAGGCGCACGCCACGATTGAATTCGTGGCTTGATATCGCTAGGGTCGTTGTTGCGCGGAAAGTCGTCGTTGAAGGCCAATTGATTGCCATTGCTATCATAGAGCGTCAACGAAAGATCCAGCCCATCGACCATTTGCGAGACATCAATTGTATAAACTTTGCCCTCTAAACCGCCAAATAAGAGCCAATCTTCGTCGCCAACTGGACAAATCGCGTGGACTTGGGGCACATCAACTTCAATTCGGCGAGCTTGGCTACGGGTATTATTTGGCTCAAATCTATCATTCATCGTCCCACCATTTCCATCGCAAATTCGCCCTGGTGTACCAGTATTAGTTGCAGTTGGGGTAGCAGGAGTCGGCGTATTGGTGCGGGTTGGAGTTGCTGTTGGTGCAACGACATTAAGCCTTATATCAGCAGAACGAACAATATTTGAGACTGTAGATCGTGCTTGGATATTAAACGTAAACAGTCCCCTGGCTGCCGCAGGGATTTGGATATTAGCAACAAAACTCGTAGACTCTCCCGAAGTAATACCTGGTAAAGGAGATGTTGCAGGGTTGAATGTTATAGTCCATCCTCCAGGAGTATTAGGTTGAAGATATGTATAAGTTTCTTGGACAATGTTATCTGGTGCTGTTGAATTATTACGAACCGTAAAGATTAACTGAAGTGTTTGACCTGCAACTGCATCTTGATCAACAACACTTGGGTCAATAAAAAAACTTGGGGTATTCGGTGCTTGCGGCTGGGCTTGGGGTGGGGTTACAGGCCGCGCCCATACACCGAGTGGCGTTAACAAGCCAGCTAGCACCACGAACATTAATAAACGCGCACGTTTCATAGGCAACTTCTCCGCTTCAAGGCTGGTTGATTTGACGAAAGGGTTAAAAAGAGCAGCATCGCTATTCTAGCCCATTATAACGTCAAATATTGATTTTGGGGCAAGCCAAAGCTCCCAATTATTAAGCATTTAAAGCTGATTGATCATGCTATTTTCGATAATTGGCTGGGGTGCGCCGTTTTGGGCAACCCGCAGCATGGCTTGGGCTAGTTGCTCGGTGGTAGTCACATATTGGGGAATCAAGCGTTTAAATACGGGATACAGCGGGCTAGTAAGCCTATACATCAACCGATACCAGCGGGTTTTGGAAACTATGCCATGTTGAGGTTGGATAAAGCCCGGGCGAAACATATAGGCTGCGCGAAATGGCAAGGCCAATAAGGCTTGTTCAGTTTGGCCTTTGACCCGTGCCCACATCGACCGCGAATCAGCATCAGTGCCCGAACCTGAAATATAACTAAAACTTGATTGGGGATTGAGTCGCGCCAAGGTTTGGGCCACATGCAGCGTCAAATCATAGGTAATCGAGCGATAAGCAGCCTCGGTCATGCCTGCCGCCGAAACACCCAAGCAAAAAAAACAAGCATCATAGCCCACCAATTCATGCTCGATTGAGCTTAGTTGATATAAATTGCTATGCACAATTTCGGCTAGTTTTGGGTGGCGTTGGCCTGTGGGCGTGCGGCCAACACACAACACTTGCTCAATCGCTGGATTCAACAAACACTCACGCAACAGGCCTTGGCCAATCATACCCGTAGCCCCAAAAATTATTATTTTCATCGAAATTTCCTTTTTCAAGCGATTGAATTAAGCC
It contains:
- a CDS encoding phosphotransacetylase family protein gives rise to the protein MATLYVASTESYVGKSAVCAALLRQLKDRQIDAGYMKPVSVSVTHTPEGAFDEDAAFIRESFGLSEPLEQIAPVLLRRTTIESILRGEQHDWAGAVQQAFQAISSQHQVTIVEGTNSWAEGSLVDLSADRVADLIDAPMVLVSRYRTTLTVDAILSVQRFVGKRLKGVILNQIEETRLDFVQSHVVPFLEQHGIAVLGLLPQDSALSGIPVEDLVAELGGNVIGADFGKGKIIESLMIGAMGAEAGLSHFRRRANKAVITGGDRTDLQLAALETSTNVLVLTGNFRPQQSVIDRAEQRNVPIITIADDTLTAVERIENMFGHIRLHERTKLERFTKLMAERCDWSRLDAILGL
- a CDS encoding GlyGly-CTERM sorting domain-containing protein (This protein contains a GlyGly-CTERM protein-sorting domain, as detected by TIGR03501. These domains are found at the C-terminus of secreted proteins in organisms that possess both rhombosortase, which is an intramembrane serine proteinase (see TIGR03902), and a type II secretion system (T2SS). In at least some cases, such as VesB from Vibrio cholerae, cleavage by rhombosortase is followed first by attachment of a glycerophosphoethanolamine-containing moiety, then by transport by the T2SS across the outer membrane and release into the medium in soluble form.): MNWWAMMLVFFAWVFRRQA